From the Fulvia fulva chromosome 2, complete sequence genome, one window contains:
- a CDS encoding Cytochrome b-c1 complex subunit 2, mitochondrial, whose translation MIARSAISRQAQRAARQSWQQSRNYAAATGSLAYQTGDANGIKVASRDQPGAVSTLALVTKAGTRYEPVPGLAEALQRYAFKSTERRSTLRIQRESELLGSELLRNHTRENLIVGAKFLRDDLPYFVELLAEVVSMTKYQQHIVNEEVIPVMQLNSKHHIGNTLSLATDSAHGLAFHRGLGMAEKPTSSVFSKYVTADALTEYAGAAYAKPNFAIVGNGIEQSALTKWVGEFFTDVSEQSTYEIKSEQSKYYGGEERIAHGSGNSMVLAFPGSSSATGSFYKPEVAVLAALLGGETSIKWAPGFSLLAKAAAETPLLHISTKSLTYTDAGLLTIGLNGTASDIRATAPKVVEALKGAAQTISEEDFNKAKALAKFKELEFASGTQAAIEYTGAGLVRDGKPYQINEVASSLDGVTLDKVKQVAKEGLENKASVSTVGDLYQLPYAEEIGLKV comes from the exons ATGATCGCGCGCTCTGCCATCTCCAGGCAGGCCCAGCGAGCTGCGCGCCAGTCGTGGCAGCAGTCGAGAAACTATGCTGCGGCGACCGGCTCCCTAGCATACCAGACTGGCGATGCCAATGGCATCAAGGTCGCCAGCAGAGATCAGCCCGGCGCCGTCTCTACACTCGCACTCGTCACCAAGGCCGGCACACGATACGAGCCAGTCCCAGGCCTTGCAGAGGCGCTGCAGCGCTACGCGTTTAAG TCCACCGAGCGACGATCGACTCTCCGTATACAACGCGAATCAGAGCTGCTGGGCTCAGAGCTCCTCCGCAACCACACCCGCGAGAACCTCATAGTCGGTGCCAAGTTCCTTCGCGATGATCTCCCATACTTTGTTGAGCTGCTCGCCGAGGTCGTGAGCATGACCAAGTACCAGC AGCACATCGTGAACGAGGAGGTCATTCCCGTGATGCAACTCAACTCCAAGCACCACATTGGTAACACTCTCTCCCTGGCTACTGACAGCGCACACGGTCTTGCTTTCCACCGCGGTCTCGGAATGGCCGAGAAGCCGACTTCGTCAGTGTTCAGCAAATATGTGACAGCCGATGCCTTGACCGAATATGCCGGAGCAGCATACGCTAAGCCAAACTTCGCGATCGTTGGAAACGGTATTGAGCAGTCAGCTCTTACCAAGTGGGTTGGCGAGTTCTTCACCGACGTTTCTGAGCAGTCAACCTACGAGATCAAGTCTGAGCAGAGCAAGTACTACGGTGGCGAGGAGCGCATTGCTCACGGCTCTGGCAACTCCATGGTTCTGGCCTTCCCTGGCTCCAGCTCCGCGACTGGCTCCTTCTACAAGCCGGAAGTGGCTGTCCTCGCAGCGCTTCTTGGTGGTGAAACCAGCATCAAGTGGGCACCTGGCTTCTCTCTTCTTGCAAAGGCTGCCGCGGAAACACCACTTCTCCACATCTCCACCAAGTCGCTCACCTACACTGATGCTGGCCTGCTCACCATCGGCCTGAATGGTACTGCCTCGGACATCCGCGCCACGGCACCAAAGGTTGTTGAGGCTCTTAAGGGTGCAGCACAAACCATCAGCGAGGAGGACTTCAACAAGGCCAAGGCGCTCGCGAAGTTCAAGGAGCTCGAATTCGCGTCCGGAACACAAGCCGCAATCGAGTACACTGGTGCTGGCCTTGTCCGTGACGGCAAGCCATACCAGATCAACGAAGTTGCATCATCCCTGGATGGTGTGACATTGGACAAGGTCAAGCAGGTCGCCAAGGAGGGTCTTGAGAACAAGGCTTCCGTAAGTACAGTCGGCGACCTGTACCAGCTACCTTATGCAGAGGAGATTGGCCTGAAAGTGTAA
- a CDS encoding N-alpha-acetyltransferase 35, NatC auxiliary subunit translates to MPGDGQASDTARLNDDSIDNSNHHGDDLSDEATAEARFGAETRLRQEAAQMRVPPAYTRSIRDVTADFVAASQQLPPGELVKDEFFTLFEAVGALEIMDPKMDSGYIEDGDSFEPDFDVTAGRELEEVLWIMDELLCLEMNFHAGYPLSQNVFTSLHVFRLIDPETKYPYYLARDEGAMGVEAHLEKDEESIRTGLVHVVLEAYCVSLVKCVALALEAIQGQTYYEEEDFVTYLFGRELLPYLTPEDSRKRLIEANNWIHERKTNLGEGRAAVLQSRIKNRIDMLLAMTAVEGYGHVKQGVMNFHGHDLARPVPEAFSHKVQRQLATSTPPRPQPTITWSEACELWSQMCDDLQVVEHVLLSDLRQNPQSLLREVWAFGYRDPHPSTFARAKMQEILILNEPVAQSTSTPHHDLLLRDIRELVLPGFDTADPASFEVELTSSPRHKTAEIMNSFMTMVYTAWLDLYLIACQNRCRMRRSYANELITWSKLLEEAPQYDQKLNKIRSHGFIRGDDGNRKHFKPLTHWTRYQYTQLKRWVIQLGFDTEIYLPDEYLGMYQLFRTTIMPEGDEGISPIERLHGKLLEDLRILGQRDLVGSPKDVQQLMAWRRQCSDSVSYVEVLVLFQRVENTMASAIGWMLSMLEHMKIVKPPNQSEAEARLRQEARLKPLIAGSARDEAAMLRADEAAQTWRRPGGIPINEKYIIRVTGVIEANKKTILDMIAKLTKLAKEAKAVGTEYAWLDELDLLKRTTFDMGINTLRVLQICQGHGGLDFEEGKDYGEFIELTILPPEHRQHAWWVVPQISEKKKEKS, encoded by the exons ATGCCTGGTGATGGCCAGGCCAGTG ATACGGCCCGATTGAACGACGACAGCATAGACAACAGCAACCATCACGGAGATGATCTTTCCGACGAGGCAACCGCGGAAGCCCGGTTCGGTGCAGAGACTAGACTACGGCAAGAGGCTGCTCAGATGAGGGTGCCTCCTGCGTACACAAGAAGCATCCGCGATGTGACTGCAGATTTTGTGGCAGCTAGTCAGCAGCTACCACCCGGAGAGCTGGTAAAGGATGAATTCTTCACTCTGTTCGAGGCAGTGGGTGCTCTCGAG ATCATGGACCCAAAAATGGACAGCGGCTACATCGAAGATGGCGACTCATTCGAGCCCGATTTCGACGTCACTGCTGGCCGTGAGCTCGAAGAGGTGCTCTGGATCATGGACGAGCTTCTCTGCCTCGAGATGAATTTCCACGCCGGTTACCCGCTGTCGCAGAATGTGTTCACGTCACTCCATGTATTTCGGTTGATCGACCCAGAGACGAAGTATCCGTACTACCTAGCACGGGACGAGGGCGCCATGGGAGTCGAGGCTCATCTGGAAAAGGACGAAGAGTCAATACGAACAGGGCTCGTTCATGTGGTCCTAGAAGCCTACTGCGTGAGTTTAGTCAAATGCGTGGCGCTTGCTCTCGAAGCAATACAGGGTCAGACATACTATGAG GAGGAAGATTTCGTCACCTACTTATTCGGTCGTGAGTTACTACCATACTTGACTCCGGAGGATTCTAGGAAGCGCCTCATCGAAGCCAATAACTGGATTCACGAACGTAAGACCAACCTCGGAGAAGGGCGCGCCGCAGTGCTGCAATCACGAATCAAGAACCGAATAGACATGCTGCTCGCGATGACGGCTGTCGAGGGGTACGGACACGTCAAACAGGGTGTCATGAACTTCCACGGACATGACTTGGCACGCCCTGTGCCAGAGGCCTTCTCACACAAAGTACAGCGGCAGCTGGCAACAAGTACACCCCCTCGCCCTCAGCCTACCATAACTTGGAGCGAGGCGTGCGAGCTATGGAGTCAGATGTGCGACGATCTCCAGGTCGTTGAGCATGTGCTGCTTTCCGACTTGCGACAAAATCCACAATCACTACTTCGTGAGGTCTGGGCCTTTGGCTACCGCGATCCCCACCCAAGTACCTTCGCCCGAGCTAAGATGCAAGAGATCTTGATATTGAACGAGCCTGTTGCGCAGAGTACGAGTACTCCACACCACGACCTTCTACTCAGAGATATTCGAGAACTAGTACTTCCTGGATTCGACACAGCAGATCCAGCTTCGTTCGAGGTCGAGTTGACAAGCAGTCCACGCCACAAGACCGCAGAGATCATGAATAGCTTCATGACCATGGTTTATACGGCTTGGTTGGACCTGTACTTGATCGCGTGCCAAAACCGCTGCCGCATGAGAAGATCCTATGCAAACGAATTGATAACATGGTCCAAGCTGTTGGAAGAGGCTCCTCAATACGACCAAAAGCTGAACAAGATCCGAAGCCATGGCTTCATCAGAGG GGACGATGGCAACAGGAAGCATTTCAAGCCTCTGACGCACTGGACCCGATACCAGTACACACAGCTCAAACGCTGGGTGATTCAGCTGGGTTTCGACACCGAAATTTATCTTCCAGACGAGTATCTCGGGATGTATCAGTTGTTCAGAACCACGATTATGCCTGAAGGAGACGAGGGTATCAGCCCCATAGAGCGTTTACATGGCAAATTGCTGGAGGATCTACGCATCCTAGGTCAACGCGATCTGGTCGGCTCGCCGAAAGACGTGCAGCAACTCATGGCCTGGCGAAGGCAATGCAGCG ACAGCGTCAGCTATGTCGAGGTTTTGGTGTTGTTTCAGAGGGTGGAGAACACGATGGCCAGTGCGATCGGATGGATGTTGAGCATGCTGGAGCACATGAAAATCGTCAAACCACCGAACCAGTCCGAGGCCGAAGCTCGATTACGCCAAGAGGCGCGTCTGAAGCCCCTGATAGCCGGCAGCGCCAGAGACGAAGCAGCAATGTTGCGTGCGGATGAGGCAGCGCAGACATGGCGTCGCCCGGGTGGCATCCCCATTAACGAGA AGTATATCATAAGAGTCACCGGTGTGATTGAGGCAAACAAGAAGACAATTCTGGATATGATCGCCAAGCTTACCAAATTGGCGAAGGAGGCAAAGGCTGTTGGTACAGAGTATGCATGGCTAGACGAGTTGGACCTGCTCAAGCGCACGACCTTCGACATGGGTATCAACACGCTACGGGTCCTGCAGATTTGCCAGGGCCATGGTGGGCTTGATTTCGAAGAGGGCAAGGATTATGGCGAGTTCATCGAGTTGACTATCTTGCCGCCAGAGCACCGACAGCATGCATGGTGGGTCGTGCCGCAGAtcagcgagaagaagaaggagaaGTCATGA
- a CDS encoding L-arabinitol 4-dehydrogenase — protein sequence MASCTEVLTRKPHNIAISTNPQHGLNVLITDVPEPGPNDCLVHVRATGICGSDVHFWKKGRIGDSVIKHDCGLGHESAGIVIKTGRDVKGLKIGDRVAVECGIPCSKPSCEPCRTGRYNACPEIVFFSSPPVDGTLRRYHVHPEAWLHKLPGSISFEEGALLEPLSVALAGIERSGLRMGDPLVICGAGPIGMVSLLSANAAGAAPIVITDIDENRLKMAKSLVPRVRTVLVEKGVEAKAVGEKIKEALGQEAKLVIECTGVESSIHSGIYAAKFGGTVFIIGVGKDFQMIPLMYASFHEIDIRFQFRYRETYPKAIMLVSEGLIDLKPLVTHRYTLDEAKQAFDTASTPSARAVKVQLLDD from the exons ATGGCGTCCTGCACAGAAGTTCTCACTCGCAAACCTCACAATATCGCCATCTCAACGAATCCACAACATGGTCTAAACGTCTTGATAACTGATGTTCCGGAACCTGGACCGAATGATTGTTTAGTTCACGTTCGAGCTACGGGAATCTGTGGAAGCGATGTGCATTTCTGGAAAAAAGGGAGGATTGGAGATTCGGTGATTAAGCATGATTGTGGACTGGGACATGAGTCGGCGGGTATTGTGATCAAGACGGGGAGGGATGTGAAGGGCTTGAAGATTG GTGATCGAGTCGCTGTCGAATGTGGCATCCCCTGCTCCAAGCCTTCGTGTGAGCCATGCCGCACTGGTCGATATAATGCTTGCCCTGAGATCGTCTTCTTCTCTTCGCCACCAGTCGATGGCACACTGCGGAGGTATCATGTCCATCCAGAAGCTTGGCTGCACAAGCTGCCCGGCTCCATTAGTTTCGAGGAGGGCGCATTGCTCGAACCACTTTCTGTTGCTCTTGCCGGCATTGAGCGATCTGGTCTGAGAATGGGTGACCCGCTCGTGATTTGTGGTGCTGGTCCGATTGGGATGGTGTCGTTGTTGTCTGCGAATGCTGCTGGTGCCGCGCCAATTGTGATTACTGACATTGATGAGAATCGCTTGAAGATGGCGAAGTCGCTGGTGCCGAGGGTGCGGACTGTGCTGGTAGAGAAAGGTGTTGAGGCAAAGGCTGTCGGTGAAAAGATCAAGGAAGCTCTTGGCCAGGAGGCGAAGCTTGTGATCGAGTGTACTGGTGTTGAGAGTAGTATACACTCCGGCATTTAT GCTGCCAAGTTCGGTGGCACAGTGTTCATCATTGGGGTTGGCAAAGACTTCCAGATGATACCGCTCA TGTACGCCTCTTTTCATGAGATAGATATCCGGTTCCAGTTCCGGTACAGAGAGACGTATCCGAAGGCCATCATGCTGGTATCGGAAGGACTCATAGACCTTAAGCCGCTTGTCACACACCGATACACGCTTGACGAGGCGAAGCAAGCTTTCGATACTGCTTCGACGCCGTCCGCCAGAGCAGTGAAGGTGCAGCTTTTGGATGACTGA
- a CDS encoding putative proteasome subunit alpha type-5, translating into MFIARSEYDRGINTFSPEGRLFQVEYSLEAIKLGSTAIGISTSAGVILGVEKRITSSLLETSSVEKIVEIDRHIGCAMSGLQADARSMIEHARVTSQSHEFHYNERLGVESCTQAICDLALRFGEGADGEESIMSRPFGVALLIAGYDEDGPSLYHAEPSGTFYRYDAKAIGSGSEGAQAELQNEFHKSLTMEEAEVMVLKTLKQVMEEKLDSKNVQLASVTKDKGFRIYTDEEMAGVVGRLEGN; encoded by the exons ATGTTCATCGCGCGATCCGAATATG ATCGTGGTATCAA CACCTTCTCCCCAGAGGGCCGTCTCTTCCAAGTCGAATACTCGCTCGAAGCCATCAAGCTCGGCAGCACAGCAATCGGCATCTCCACCTCAGCAGGTGTCATTCTCGGCGTCGAGAAGCGCATCACTTCCTCCCTCCTCGAAACGTCGTCAGTAGAGAAGATCGTGGAGATCGACAGACACATCGGATGCGCCATGTCCGGCCTTCAGGCCGATGCACGGAGTATGATCGAGCACGCACGAGTCACATCGCAGTCACACGAGTTCCACTACAATGAGCGATTAGGCGTCGAGAGCTGCACACAGGCCATCTGTGATCTGGCGCTGCGCTTCGGTGAGGGAGCGGATGGCGAGGAGAGCATCATGTCGAGACCTTTCGGTGTGGCGCTGTTGATTGCAGGCTACGACGAGGACGGCCCGTCACT CTACCACGCAGAACCCTCCGGCACATTCTACCGATACGACGCGAAGGCCATCGGCTCCGGATCAGAGGGTGCCCAGGCCGAGCTGCAGAACGAGTTCCACAAATCGCTTACCATGGAAGAGGCGGAGGTCATGGTCTTGAAGACATTGAAGCAGGTCATGGAGGAGAAGCTCGACTCGAAGAATGTTCAATTAGCCAGCGTGACCAAGGACAAGGGCTTCAGGATCTACACAGATGAGGAGATGGCTGGCGTTGTGGGACGACTAGAGGGCAACTAA
- a CDS encoding Spindle pole body component alp4, with the protein MASHPPSRAATIADRRASASVRQPKSRPTASNVASPTTEDGRTDSRSTHHHSVKTQSTETTTRDTLTRDTLIRRTLSPTKTQFDGSNGRKSFDIERPSSKDKSVRREPEEAAAQPWSPHATLLAPSSAPLASRISAAPVAAKAPASIQPQPLGSLSLDAQERAIIEDLLFVLMGCEAQYIRYANAYDPLDEKSQLAGPTFNVQPGLDPSLRDLAHSIVKTAKHYCAVEAFVEVQSREEMGMVNHALCAAMRKMLKDYMILVAQLEHQMLTNERFTLHQLSLHTRPTAHMMLQLYSVAHEILKENSMLDNEDDIDQTDDFENILESLKEGKDTGIPGKKVCKGGSVLKLLAKRSAAMAGDPAARQLLNLLLREASRPYMAMLNEWLHHGNVRDPHQEFLIKEQKSIRREGLEQDYTDEYWEKRYTIRQELVPPQLESLKDKALLAGKYLNVVRECGGIENLSRDLTSSAEFPHTFDDPRFIENVSGAYAFANRSLMTLLLTTHELPSRLRSLKHYFFLDRSDFFSYFLELTNSELRKTAKNVNVGKLQSLLDIVLRQPGSVAAEDPFKEDIKVVMNDVGLTGWLMRVVNVQGMDADATSLSSYNPAATSVEKDGKEISGYEALTLDYAVPFPLSLVVSRVTLTRYQLLFRYLLSLRHLETLLTNSWTEHTKVRAWHHKTKGDPAVAKRIENWKRRAWCLRSRMLCFVQQLLYFCTSEVIEPNWLAFMSRLSHAGEEDKSDTEPRIKRTVDELMQDHVDFLATCLKECMLTNSKLLRINSKVMSTCTLFANYTASLSRYLASADPDLASPSSASQTAYDPAKLDKLFSILQQYEDHFSRHLKILLDALNYLAATETVVFLGLCARLSMANEGGPGGGPGPGAYG; encoded by the exons ATGGCCTCCCACCCGCCTTCGCGAGCTGCCACCATCGCTGACCGAAGAGCATCTGCCTCCGTGCGACAGCCGAAGAGCCGGCCCACGGCCTCCAACGTCGCTTCACCCACTACCGAAGATGGACGAACCGACTCGAGATCGACGCACCATCATAGCGTAAAGACGCAATCGACCGAGACGACGACACGAGACACCTTGACGCGCGACACTCTGATCAGGCGAACACTGAGTCCCACCAAGACGCAGTTCGATGGCAGCAATGGCAGGAAAAGCTTCGATATCGAGAGGCCGTCTTCCAAGGACAAGTCTGTAAGGCGAGAGCCGGAGGAGGCAGCGG CACAGCCATGGAGTCCTCACGCAACACTACTAGCACCTTCCTCTGCTCCACTGGCCTCCCGAATATCTGCTGCCCCGGTCGCAGCGAAAGCGCCCGCGAGCATACAGCCACAACCCTTGGGAAGCCTCTCTCTTGACGCGCAGGAGAGAGCAATCATCGAAGATCTGCTATTCGTGCTTATGGGCTGTGAGGCACAGTACATTCGCTATGCCAACGCCTATGATCCTCTCGACGAGAAGAGTCAGCTGGCAGGACCTACTTTCAACGTCCAGCCGGGTCTGGATCCGAGCTTACGCGACCTTGCTCATAGTATCGTCAAGACGGCCAAGCATTACTGTGCAGTTGAGGCATTTGTTGAGGTGCAGAGCAGAGAAGAGATGGGCATGGTAAATCACGCTTTATGCGCAGCCATGAGGAAGATGCTCAAGGACTATATGATCTTGGTCGCTCAGCTAGAACATCAGATGCTGACCAACGAGCGCTTCACTCTGCATCAACTCAGTCTGCATACAAGACCAACGGCCCACATGATGCTTCAGCTGTACAGTGTCGCTCACGAGATCTTAAAGGAGAACAGCATGCTGGACAACGAGGACGATATTGACCAGACGGATGACTTTGAGAACATTCTGGAGTCACTGAAAGAGGGCAAGGACACTGGCATTCCGGGAAAGAAAGTCTGCAAAGGCGGCTCTGTCCTGAAACTGCTTGCGAAGCGATCTGCAGCTATGGCAGGAGATCCAGCAGCTCGGCAACTACTCAATCTTCTCCTTCGAGAAGCGAGTCGACCATACATGGCCATGCTCAACGAATGGCTGCATCACGGCAACGTTCGTGATCCTCACCAGGAGTTCCTGATTAAGGAACAAAAGTCGATTCGGCGAGAAGGCCTCGAACAGGACTACACTGATGAATACTGGGAGAAGCGATACACAATACGACAGGAACTGGTACCGCCACAATTGGAGTCGTTGAAAGACAAGGCACTACTTGCGGGCAAGTACTTGAACGTGGTACGCGAATGTGGCGGCATCGAGAACTTGAGCAGAGACTTGACCTCCAGCGCTGAGTTTCCACATACATTCGACGATCCACGCTTTATCGAGAATGTCAGCGGTGCATACGCATTCGCGAACAGGAGTCTGATGACACTTCTTCTCACGACCCATGAGCTACCTTCAAGGTTACGAAGCTTGAAGCATTACTTCTTCCTGGACCGCAGCGACTTCTTCTCGTACTTCCTTGAGCTTACTAACTCTGAGCTTCGGAAGACCGCGAAGAACGTCAATGTGGGAAAGCTGCAGAGTTTACTTGATATCGTGCTGCGTCAACCTGGATCTGTGGCCGCAGAGGACCCATTCAAGGAAGACATCAAGGTCGTTATGAACGACGTTGGTCTTACGGGTTGGCTGATGCGTGTCGTCAACGTACAGGGTATGGACGCCGATGCCACCTCACTTTCATCGTACAACCCGGCAGCAACGAGTGTCGAGAAGGACGGCAAGGAGATATCCGGCTACGAAGCGCTCACGCTGGATTATGCCGTGCCGTTTCCGCTGTCGCTGGTCGTCAGCCGAGTGACACTTACTCGATATCAGCTGCTATTTCGATACCTGCTAAGCTTGAGGCATCTGGAAACACTTTTGACGAATTCATGGACGGAACACACCAAAGTCAGAGCTTGGCACCACAAGACTAAAGGTGATCCTGCGGTGGCGAAGAGGATTGAGAACTGGAAACGACGAGCTTGGTGTTTGAGGAGCAGAATGTTGTGCTTCGTGCAACAGCTCCTCTACTTCTGCACCAGCGAAGTGATCGAGCCAAACTGGCTGGCCTTCATGTCTCGACTTTCTCACGCCGGTGAGGAGGACAAGAGTGACACCGAACCCAGGATCAAGAGAACTGTGGACGAGCTCATGCAGGATCATGTCGACTTCCTCGCCACATGCTTGAAAGAGTGCATGCTAACAAACTCGAAATTGCTACGA ATCAACTCCAAAGTCATGTCAACCTGCACCCTCTTCGCCAACTACACCGCATCCCTCTCCCGCTACCTTGCCTCTGCAGACCCTGATCTGGCATCGCCCTCCTCAGCTTCACAGACAGCCTACGACCCTGCAAAGCTGGACAAACTCTTTTCGATTCTGCAACAGTATGAGGACCACTTCAGTCGGCATCTGAAGATATTGTTGGATGCTCTCAACTACCTCGCGGCGACGGAGACAGTCGTCTTCCTGGGTCTCTGCGCGAGATTAAGTATGGCGAATGAAGGTGGTCCTGGAGGTGGTCCGGGTCCGGGCGCATATGGATAA
- a CDS encoding putative 6-phosphofructo-2-kinase: MPHGTAWASSNNTSSTSQPQHYVAPSDTATIDNVHSAGTCSCVAEDHSSLGQYRRRQSQLSKLAKYAMTANGHQTDHRRWSNEYDVVPDDKQVDKLRNELDRTLSQHRTTADDNVLHAPFRTQSDNFDAPAAPGDIKRPPRVRSSLGAALHASIPELRGATMAMNDTPATTAPSSPNLNGMSYGNDVTKPPTPIRQMSGTSTPRVRPTTLDIPGLTKSKVSPDGRIASRDVGSKLVIVMVGLPARGKSYITKKLARYLNWLQHDTKIFNVGERRRVVAGGPNSLEKTKSQQIRDEREESRRLSHLPGIGGNQAERQHSVAQIILNGDTHLQPPSTPPHSTPTTEAPASDLSAKHAGDELEEDDFQQRPDADRKQSLATIVLAKDAPEISEKKKQEEDESLEQNSSFFDPQNKKAAQIREQVARETLDELLDYILYGNGSVGILDATNSTMARRKMIMDRIRERAGPQLNVLFLESSCVDQDLLEANMRLKLNGPDYREMDPQIALADFKKRVYEYEKAYVPLGEYEEKNNMPYIQMIDVGRKVISHQIKGFLMAQANYYLLNFNLAPRQIWITRHGLSMDNVSGKIGGDSDLAPEGQQYAKSLTRFMEYQRREWDIKQIEALRNTHFPPQPGDSTPPNPYYNPQLPGSDEGASIMTDATDLGYEPKAFCVWTSMLKRSIQTAQYFNEEEYDTKQMRMLDELNAGVMEGLTYNCISTQYPEEYRSRKQDKLHYRYPGPGGEGYLDITNRLRPVIVELERMTDHVLLVGHRSVARVLLAYFRGLKREEVADLDVPLGMLYCLEPKPYGVDFRVYKWDKASEWFYEVPDFKLKRAEDDMM, encoded by the coding sequence ATGCCTCACGGCACCGCGTGGGCCAGCAGCAATAATACAAGTAGCACATCACAGCCGCAGCATTACGTCGCGCCGAGCGACACCGCTACCATCGACAACGTGCATTCGGCGGGAACATGTTCGTGCGTCGCTGAAGATCATTCATCGCTAGGACAGTATCGCCGACGCCAGAGCCAGCTCTCCAAGCTAGCAAAGTACGCTATGACAGCCAACGGCCACCAGACTGATCATCGCCGGTGGAGTAACGAGTACGACGTCGTGCCGGATGACAAGCAAGTGGATAAACTACGGAATGAACTCGACCGTACACTCAGCCAGCACCGCACCACGGCTGACGACAATGTTCTCCACGCACCCTTTCGCACACAATCCGACAACTTCGACGCACCTGCCGCACCTGGAGATATCAAGCGGCCACCGCGAGTTCGAAGCTCGCTCGGCGCCGCGCTGCATGCTTCCATACCTGAACTGAGAGGCGCAACCATGGCAATGAACGACACGCCCGCCACAACTGCGCCTAGCAGCCCGAATCTGAACGGCATGTCGTACGGTAACGATGTCACCAAACCACCAACGCCGATACGCCAAATGTCTGGCACCTCGACACCGCGAGTGCGCCCAACTACCCTCGACATCCCTGGTCTGACCAAGAGCAAGGTCTCGCCAGATGGACGTATCGCTTCGAGGGACGTCGGATCCAAGCTGGTCATTGTCATGGTGGGCCTGCCAGCGCGTGGCAAGAGTTACATCACGAAGAAGCTAGCCCGCTACCTGAACTGGCTACAGCATGACACAAAGATCTTCAACGTTGGTGAGAGGCGTCGTGTGGTAGCTGGCGGCCCCAACAGTCTGGAGAAGACCAAGAGCCAACAGATACGAGACGAGCGCGAAGAGTCGCGCCGGCTGAGCCACCTCCCAGGTATTGGTGGTAATCAGGCTGAGCGCCAACACTCCGTTGCGCAGATCATCCTCAACGGCGACACGCATTTGCAGCCACCGTCGACACCGCCTCATAGCACTCCCACGACCGAAGCGCCAGCATCAGATCTTAGCGCGAAGCACGCCGGAGATGAGCTCGAGGAAGACGACTTCCAGCAAAGGCCCGACGCGGATCGCAAGCAGAGCTTAGCAACAATCGTGCTAGCTAAAGATGCGCCTGAGATCAGTGAAAAGAAGAAGCAAGAGGAAGACGAGAGCCTGGAACAGAACTCATCTTTCTTCGATCCTCAGAACAAGAAGGCGGCACAAATTCGAGAACAAGTTGCTCGAGAGACGCTCGACGAGCTGCTAGACTACATATTATATGGTAATGGTAGTGTTGGCATCCTCGATGCGACCAACAGCACGATGGCACGACGAAAGATGATCATGGATCGGATCAGGGAACGAGCAGGGCCACAGCTGAATGTGCTCTTCCTCGAGTCCAGCTGTGTGGACCAGGACCTATTGGAGGCCAACATGCGCTTGAAGCTGAACGGCCCCGACTACAGAGAAATGGACCCTCAAATTGCTCTCGCGGATTTCAAGAAGCGAGTGTATGAGTACGAGAAGGCATACGTTCCATTGGGCGAATACGAGGAGAAGAACAACATGCCCTATATTCAGATGATCGACGTGGGCCGAAAGGTGATTAGCCACCAAATCAAGGGCTTCCTGATGGCACAAGCGAACTACTATCTACTCAACTTCAACCTGGCGCCACGGCAGATCTGGATAACGAGACATGGCTTGAGCATGGACAACGTGTCCGGCAAGATTGGTGGAGACAGCGATCTTGCTCCCGAGGGACAGCAGTATGCTAAATCGCTTACTCGGTTCATGGAGTATCAGCGACGCGAGTGGGACATCAAGCAAATCGAGGCTTTGCGCAACACCCACTTCCCACCACAGCCTGGTGATTCGACACCCCCCAACCCATATTACAACCCACAATTGCCTGGCTCGGATGAAGGTGCTTCGATCATGACAGACGCAACGGACCTTGGTTACGAACCAAAGGCTTTCTGTGTCTGGACGTCCATGCTGAAGCGCAGCATCCAGACTGCTCAGTATTTCAACGAAGAGGAATATGACACCAAACAGATGCGCATGCTTGACGAGCTCAACGCCGGTGTGATGGAGGGCCTGACCTACAATTGCATCTCGACTCAGTATCCAGAGGAGTATCGCAGTCGCAAGCAAGACAAGCTCCATTACCGCTACCCTGGTCCCGGCGGTGAGGGCTATCTCGACATCACCAACCGTCTGCGACCAGTCATTGTCGAGTTGGAGCGCATGACAGACCACGTTCTGCTCGTTGGCCACCGCAGTGTGGCGCGTGTGCTGCTTGCATACTTCCGTGGACTCAAGCGTGAGGAAGTCGCAGACTTGGACGTGCCATTAGGCATGCTGTATTGCCTCGAGCCCAAGCCATACGGCGTCGATTTCCGAGTCTACAAATGGGACAAAGCTAGCGAGTGGTTCTACGAGGTGCCCGACTTCAAGCTGAAGCGCGCAGAGGACGATATGATGTAG